GCCGGCAGCATAAGCACTAGCACCAACGGTCAGATTATCTCTTAGTAGCCGTGGTTGTAGTGGTAGCAGAAGTAGTCACGTTCTGCGTCAGCGTCAGCGCGTCCAGCCGCGCGTTGTTTTCGTTACGGTAGATGGTCAGGGTGTGCTGGCCAGCCGTCAATGTAACCGTCGGGCCATTCGCCCAGGTCCAGCTGGTGGTGGGTGCGGGCAGCTGCCAGTCCTTCTTGGAAGCGGTGTCAAAGGCATAGTAGAAGGAGTTGTTCGAAGTAGTCTGCGCAATGACGCGGCCTTTCAGCGTGTAGCTGCCGCTGACCGGTACGGTAATGCGATAGGTAGCACGCCCGCTGCCGGTGCCGCCGGCCTGAGTGATGTATTTACCGCCCTGGGCATTGGTATCGTTGTAGATGGCCATCGGTGAGGTCATCGTGCCGGATTCCGCCTCAAAGGAGATGACGGCGGCGCTTGGCTGGCGCGTCACTGATATTTGTGCGGTACCAGAGTTGCCCGCAGCATCATACGCCCGCGCGGTGATGGTATAGGTGCCGGCGGTAGCAGGCACGGTCCAGGCCTGCTCGTACGGAGCGGCCGTGGCTGTACCAATCAACGTATTGTTCACCAGGAATTCCACCTTGCTGACGCCGACGTTATCGCTCGCCGTCGCCTTGATGGTGACCGTACCGCTGACACTGGCCCCAGCGGCAGGCGCGGTGATAGACACCACTGGCGCCTGGATGTCGGCAGGCGGAGCCACTGTACAAGCGGCCGTCGGATCACCGACGCTATTGCCAGTCAGAATGGGAGCAGTACCACTGAAGGTATTGCCGCAGAACTCACCCATGGTGGCGCTATTCTGGGTGCTATTGATGGCCGAGCCAGTCCAATCCTTGAAGCTGCTGTTCTTGACGGAGTTGCCTCCCAGGTCATCGTCGGCCGTGTCGGAGCGGAGCTTGACGTTGTAACCCCGGCTGCCTTCGATAATGGTGTTCTCAACGCGGTTGTTGTGGCCACGGAACTCGATGTTGCTGCCGGCAAAGCTGGCGCTTGGCTCGTCGTTGTACATGCAGACGCTGCCTGTCATGACGTTGCTGTGGGCGTTTTCTTTGACGTTGAAACACTCAGAACCGAACGTCCTGATGGTGGTGTTGCTGATGACGTTGCCGCTGCTTGAGTCGTTCTCGTACATCGGCTGGGAGGTGGATTTGCGGCTGGTGCCCACATAGACGCCTTCGGCATTGTGGTACTTGTACTGGTCAACATCGTTGCCGCCGCCGTACATGCCGCACCACTCGATGGTGGAGTTGCTGATGGTGTTGTTGAACGCGTTATTGCGCAGGCGCACACATTCGCCGCCCGAGCCGTGGATGTACATATCGTCGATGCGCACACCGGTGATGTCGCGTGAGTCGGATGAGGCGCCGATGTAGACGGCCTTACTGTTCACCGCCCGGCCCTGCACCTCATCCTTGAAGCTGCGGGCCTCGGCTGGTGTTGCCGGGTATTCCGTGTGGGCAATGTTCTTTTGACCCTCAACCGTAAAGCCCTTCAGCGTGTAGTAGCTGTGGTTGATGTCGATGGCGTGCGCACCCGGGCTGGTGACTACCGCCTTGAAACGGCCGGTAATATCCTTGCCGGTCTCTGGACCCTGGATGGTGATTGGCTCGGCGGCCGTGCCAGCGGTCTTGGTGATGAGCAGTTCGGTATAGTTGCCCTCAGCCAGATTGATAGTGGTGCCTGGCGTGGCGACATCAAGCGCCCTTTGGACAGTCTTGAACGGTTCGGCGGCACTGGTACCACTGTTAGTATCAAGCCCGGTCGGACTGACGTACAAGGCGGTTGAGACGGCACGCGCCGACATAGCCGCTACCATGAGCCACACAATCGCAGCCACCACGGCCGCCATCCCAGCGATATGAAGCTGCCCTACCCTTTTATTTTTTACGACGACAACATGACCCATCAGGCCCTCGCTTTCTCTCTCCAACTTAAGACTTCAATGAACGTATCTTCATGATGGAATGCGCTGGCCAGAAAGTCAATATTCTAACACTATTCGTTTTGTAGTGGTAATGACACCTTTGTGTTTTAGCTTGGAATAAGTCTTGAATATTTGACAATATCTTCGACAAACTTTTCACTGACTTGTTCTGACAAATAACATGATAACTGAGTCGTAAAACCATCGCCTTCTATTAAATACTTCAGCATAGTAGTGCTTTCGCTTTGCCTTTCATTACGAAAAGTGACCGTGTATTTAACCGCCCTGTTCCCGTTATAGGTAAAGGATTCTTTTTGTTTAATATCTGCAATTACTCGATGCGACCGTGCATCAATTTTGCCATTATCGTCATAGTCGGTCTCTTCGTACGATACTTCCATTTCTTTTATTGACACCTTAGCATTCACTACAGTACATGGAGGGTTGGGGTCTCTCTCTGCTTTTGAAATCGTAACCATTTTATTCGCCTCGTCTGCTGCATCTATTTTTGTAACAGAGTCGTTGGCGACCCAGTCAGATGGCAGTGCAACTTCTAAAGGTAATGCGGAGCTCTGGTGAGTAGTCCAGCCTTCAGGCGGGCTTTCGGTCACAACGACACCGTTAGATTTCACATCTTCTATATTTGTCGTTGCCGAGTTGGAGTTGATCGGCCGCTCCTGATTAATCGTATCGGTGCGATGAGGTGCATTTTCTCTCGAAAACAACAAACTGATAGCAGTTGCCGCACATAC
This window of the Candidatus Saccharibacteria bacterium genome carries:
- a CDS encoding DUF1565 domain-containing protein yields the protein MGHVVVVKNKRVGQLHIAGMAAVVAAIVWLMVAAMSARAVSTALYVSPTGLDTNSGTSAAEPFKTVQRALDVATPGTTINLAEGNYTELLITKTAGTAAEPITIQGPETGKDITGRFKAVVTSPGAHAIDINHSYYTLKGFTVEGQKNIAHTEYPATPAEARSFKDEVQGRAVNSKAVYIGASSDSRDITGVRIDDMYIHGSGGECVRLRNNAFNNTISNSTIEWCGMYGGGNDVDQYKYHNAEGVYVGTSRKSTSQPMYENDSSSGNVISNTTIRTFGSECFNVKENAHSNVMTGSVCMYNDEPSASFAGSNIEFRGHNNRVENTIIEGSRGYNVKLRSDTADDDLGGNSVKNSSFKDWTGSAINSTQNSATMGEFCGNTFSGTAPILTGNSVGDPTAACTVAPPADIQAPVVSITAPAAGASVSGTVTIKATASDNVGVSKVEFLVNNTLIGTATAAPYEQAWTVPATAGTYTITARAYDAAGNSGTAQISVTRQPSAAVISFEAESGTMTSPMAIYNDTNAQGGKYITQAGGTGSGRATYRITVPVSGSYTLKGRVIAQTTSNNSFYYAFDTASKKDWQLPAPTTSWTWANGPTVTLTAGQHTLTIYRNENNARLDALTLTQNVTTSATTTTTATKR